A genomic region of Streptomyces sp. NBC_00247 contains the following coding sequences:
- a CDS encoding condensation domain-containing protein, producing MAEGTSPERGDHNFGAVLRRRAAESPAEPAYTFLGDGLDDAHTVTFQELHDSVCVLAARLAELPGSARALLLYPHGLEFIRAFWACLLAGVVPVPCYPPRNARSADRLLAIAQDAQAAVVLTDRTVLRRAGDGLAVIAPCLATDEITGGAPAAFTPAAVRPSDPAFLQYTSGSTGTPKGVVVSHDNLYRNQDLIQAAFGQDSDSTIVSWLPFYHDMGLIGNVLHSVYVGAHAVFLSPLELLRRPMSWLEAISHYQASGSGGPNFGYQHCADRITDEEIARLDLSRWRTAYCGAELVREPTLTAFADRFATAGFRAEAFRPCYGMAEATLFVAAANGCVTRAPAGPGTGHAPASFAPSAEPVVSCGVPGGFQCLIVDEDGNECPEGEVGEVWLSGESIAGGYWNNPEASGAFHAFTGSGRGPFYRTGDLGFLRDGELHVTGRLKELVIIRGRNHYPYDLEWAIAQGAPGVVRDGCVVFSVDEEHGEELIVQCEYQRTCGLPHDEVIRSVRSVLLEEFGIAPAEVFLVADRRLPRTSSGKLQRTLCKSAFLAGQADGIAHWTAKDGARTGEDRTPFPAESDAERLIARVVERLRGPVRIGRDDTFFGVGFDSLGLAELAAAVSAESGRAVGVELLFDHRTIPELAARLDTLPPAERPEEHTDDGPLPLSSVQESIWVDHQSREPDNRYNIPIRIVFPPRVPRERVEEAVTSELGRAELLACRVVWQDGRVGLLPSDQAEHPIDVLDLSALPAEQAARELEATATTIVREAFDLDESPLFRAVLARCPDGSHTLVFVAHHLVCDGFSLHTFAERLLAAADGTEPSAAKPDTSYRTYVRRQREALARDGREAAEHWRRQLADVVPLRLPRDRWSADKNARGVLASQWLHLTDEQSRSLVQLARRLGTTPFGVALTAFATVMGKVTRRSDVVIGTPLLDRELPLMQDTFGPCVNPVTLRYHLSDDQSGADRIAEFSRTLSEALRRRTLPVREAVGEAVGDPGAGRHDARTPLTSVYFNGLTFAPRDRIAAGFLGDQGLTARLDLDVYAILDGDGRGSLRWDYDSSLFDPDTVRLWMAGFETCLRRLAQRPDEPLSTQPLLPPRPVQKPDGERAGTLPPLVDMIKSTMARIPERVAVVTPQGGTTYGELLETSRRIGTHLRNEPSDAPIGLHFHAANTASAIAAMVGTLDAGRRYVVLEPRDPETRLRRIVADAGVRLVLADGDIPWAGDEGPRVVPIDGIGAARPHDGTAAGPRPGYLLYTSGTSGTPKGVIQDADNVRYFVDQYRRRLAITEQDTLSLVSSLGFDAAVLDVYTALVTGAQLRVLALHDNPAHSDLWKWVSDQSVTVLHATPSLYRKIMSTRSGTDTGALRAVVLGGEPVLPGDAVRHFEQLPGIGLHNLYGQAESTVNALRRIEPEHAARVMTLGPPCDGTTLNLLVAHGGGPEVYEVGEIVAGSPYAARGYLGLPDLSARKFLETGYRTGDLGRFLPSGEIELVGRADRQFKVNGNRVEPAEIETVLTLHPAVTRARVLKHRDGDRGESLTAYAEVPDASLRAALGRADLRDLLVRNLPAYMVPATVRVLDAFPLTPNNKIDTVRLSAVAEPAARATGPARPLNDRERAVAECVEGVLGVVPAGPEASFFELGGNSISVIDLLHRLERTTGLTLSFKDVFEAPTIAGIGARLVSASASPWPSLSRGPARAAYPATSNQTRIWVQDQRTSYNVLASIHVGGDLDPRRLERAIGAVVARHEILRTRFAPHDDGPVQHVESAPAAVEILVEHLDPDADQETALAGLEQRELHRRFDLAEGPLFQVTYVTGAHPHGVLMLSMHHIICDAISVGLFTDEVLKAYALRRGSLPEPAIQHGDYALWLQELGDRGLLDPSRAYWEEKFKDGAPALRLRTDRPRGPAKSFGGAVFHGVVDEALAARARDLCRTEGVTLFTLLHSVMALTLHNRTGQTDLCLGTLSTGREFSRHLNAQIGFLANTLALRTTFTADTTFHELLATARTEFLESQTHQLYPLERLAGEIPRPEPGHGFLFDILLVLQDWGDLEERVRRTTGLEIALRERRACVAKFDMTFNFVSRGRRVEAMVEFDPALYDEGSVALLWRRFTALLAEVADAPGRPLSAYGGEVEEERAAVARHEIDFDFDF from the coding sequence ATGGCTGAGGGCACCAGTCCGGAGCGGGGCGACCACAACTTCGGCGCCGTCCTGCGCCGCCGCGCCGCCGAGTCACCGGCGGAACCGGCGTACACCTTCCTGGGCGACGGCCTGGACGACGCGCACACCGTCACCTTCCAGGAACTGCACGACTCGGTGTGCGTACTCGCGGCCCGCCTTGCCGAGCTGCCCGGGTCCGCCCGCGCCCTGCTGCTCTATCCCCACGGACTGGAGTTCATCCGCGCGTTCTGGGCGTGCCTGCTCGCAGGGGTCGTGCCGGTGCCCTGCTACCCGCCGCGTAACGCCCGCTCGGCCGACAGGCTCCTGGCCATCGCCCAGGACGCGCAGGCCGCCGTGGTGCTGACCGACCGGACGGTGTTGCGACGCGCGGGCGACGGACTCGCCGTCATAGCGCCTTGCCTCGCCACCGACGAGATCACCGGTGGCGCCCCGGCCGCCTTCACCCCCGCGGCCGTGCGACCGTCCGACCCGGCGTTCCTCCAGTACACGTCCGGCTCGACCGGCACGCCCAAGGGAGTTGTCGTCTCGCACGACAACCTGTACCGCAATCAGGACCTGATCCAGGCGGCGTTCGGCCAGGACAGCGACTCGACGATCGTCTCCTGGCTGCCCTTCTACCACGACATGGGACTGATCGGGAACGTCCTGCACTCCGTTTACGTCGGCGCGCACGCGGTGTTCCTCTCCCCGCTCGAACTGCTGCGCAGGCCCATGTCCTGGCTGGAGGCGATCAGCCACTACCAGGCGAGCGGCAGCGGCGGTCCCAACTTCGGCTACCAGCACTGCGCGGACCGGATCACCGACGAAGAGATCGCCCGGCTCGACCTGAGCCGGTGGCGGACCGCGTACTGCGGGGCCGAACTCGTCCGCGAGCCGACGCTGACGGCCTTCGCCGACCGGTTCGCGACGGCAGGATTTCGCGCCGAGGCGTTCCGGCCCTGCTACGGCATGGCCGAGGCCACGCTGTTCGTGGCGGCTGCCAACGGATGTGTCACCCGCGCGCCCGCCGGTCCGGGAACCGGCCACGCGCCCGCCTCGTTCGCACCGTCCGCCGAACCCGTGGTGTCGTGCGGTGTCCCGGGCGGCTTCCAGTGCCTGATCGTGGACGAGGACGGAAACGAGTGCCCCGAGGGTGAGGTGGGGGAGGTGTGGTTGAGCGGCGAGAGCATCGCCGGTGGCTACTGGAACAACCCCGAGGCGTCCGGGGCCTTCCACGCCTTCACCGGCTCCGGCCGCGGCCCCTTCTACCGCACCGGCGACCTCGGCTTTCTCCGCGACGGCGAGCTGCATGTCACGGGCCGGCTCAAGGAGCTGGTCATCATCCGCGGACGCAACCACTACCCCTACGACCTCGAATGGGCCATCGCCCAGGGCGCGCCGGGTGTGGTCAGGGACGGCTGCGTGGTGTTCTCCGTCGACGAGGAGCACGGTGAGGAACTCATCGTGCAGTGCGAATACCAGCGCACCTGCGGCCTGCCCCACGACGAGGTCATCCGGTCGGTGCGTAGCGTGCTGCTGGAGGAGTTCGGCATCGCCCCGGCAGAGGTCTTCCTCGTCGCGGACCGCCGTCTGCCGCGCACCAGCAGCGGCAAGCTCCAGCGGACCCTCTGCAAGTCGGCCTTCCTCGCGGGGCAGGCCGACGGTATCGCGCACTGGACGGCGAAGGACGGCGCCCGCACGGGGGAGGACCGGACCCCGTTCCCGGCGGAGTCGGACGCCGAACGGCTGATCGCGCGGGTGGTCGAACGGCTCAGGGGCCCGGTCCGGATCGGGCGCGACGACACTTTTTTCGGCGTGGGCTTCGACTCCCTGGGCCTAGCCGAACTCGCCGCGGCGGTGTCGGCCGAGTCCGGCAGGGCGGTCGGTGTCGAGCTGCTCTTCGACCACCGGACGATCCCCGAGCTCGCCGCCAGGCTGGACACCCTGCCACCGGCGGAGCGGCCCGAGGAGCACACGGACGACGGCCCGCTGCCTCTGAGCTCCGTCCAGGAGTCGATCTGGGTCGACCACCAGTCGCGGGAGCCGGACAATCGCTACAACATCCCGATACGGATCGTGTTCCCGCCCCGCGTCCCCCGCGAGCGCGTCGAAGAGGCTGTCACCTCCGAACTCGGCCGCGCGGAGCTGCTGGCGTGCCGAGTCGTCTGGCAGGACGGACGGGTGGGCCTGCTCCCCTCGGACCAGGCCGAGCACCCCATCGATGTGCTCGACCTCTCCGCGCTGCCCGCGGAGCAGGCGGCGCGGGAGCTGGAGGCGACGGCCACGACGATCGTCCGGGAAGCGTTCGACCTGGACGAAAGTCCTCTGTTCCGTGCCGTGCTGGCCCGGTGTCCCGACGGCTCCCACACTCTGGTCTTCGTCGCCCACCATCTGGTGTGCGACGGGTTCTCCCTCCACACGTTCGCCGAGCGGCTGCTCGCCGCCGCGGACGGCACCGAGCCCTCCGCCGCCAAGCCGGACACCTCCTATCGGACGTATGTGCGGCGGCAGCGCGAGGCCCTGGCCCGGGACGGTCGCGAGGCGGCTGAGCACTGGCGCCGGCAGCTGGCGGACGTCGTCCCGCTGCGGCTGCCGCGGGACCGCTGGAGTGCCGACAAAAACGCCCGGGGCGTGCTCGCCAGTCAGTGGCTGCATCTGACCGACGAGCAGTCCCGGTCCCTCGTACAGCTGGCCCGGCGACTGGGTACTACGCCCTTCGGGGTGGCGCTGACCGCCTTCGCCACCGTCATGGGGAAGGTCACACGGCGCTCGGACGTCGTCATCGGCACCCCGCTCCTCGACCGCGAACTGCCGCTCATGCAGGACACTTTCGGGCCCTGCGTCAATCCTGTGACCCTGCGCTACCACCTCTCGGACGACCAGTCAGGCGCCGACCGGATCGCGGAGTTCAGCCGCACCCTGTCCGAGGCGCTCAGGCGCCGGACGCTGCCGGTGCGAGAGGCGGTGGGAGAGGCGGTGGGAGACCCGGGCGCCGGCCGGCACGACGCGCGGACCCCACTCACCTCGGTGTACTTCAACGGACTGACCTTTGCCCCGCGCGACCGGATCGCCGCGGGATTCCTCGGCGACCAGGGCCTGACCGCGCGCCTCGACCTCGATGTCTACGCGATCCTCGACGGCGACGGGCGTGGCTCGCTGCGCTGGGACTACGACTCCTCCCTTTTCGATCCGGACACGGTCCGTCTGTGGATGGCCGGGTTCGAGACCTGCCTCCGGCGACTCGCTCAGCGCCCCGACGAGCCGCTGAGCACCCAGCCCCTGCTGCCGCCACGACCCGTGCAGAAGCCGGACGGCGAACGCGCCGGCACCCTGCCTCCCCTCGTCGACATGATCAAATCCACCATGGCGAGGATCCCGGAACGGGTGGCCGTGGTGACGCCCCAGGGCGGGACTACCTACGGGGAACTCCTCGAAACGAGCCGCCGCATCGGCACCCACCTGCGGAACGAGCCCTCGGACGCCCCCATCGGCCTCCACTTCCACGCCGCGAACACCGCGTCCGCCATCGCCGCGATGGTCGGCACACTGGACGCCGGGCGCCGCTATGTGGTCCTGGAGCCCCGGGACCCCGAGACGCGGCTGCGGCGGATCGTCGCGGACGCCGGTGTCCGCCTGGTGCTGGCGGACGGCGACATCCCCTGGGCCGGGGACGAGGGCCCACGGGTCGTGCCCATCGACGGGATCGGCGCGGCACGACCCCACGACGGCACCGCGGCCGGACCTCGGCCCGGCTACCTGCTCTACACCTCCGGCACCTCGGGAACGCCGAAGGGCGTGATCCAGGACGCCGACAACGTACGGTACTTCGTCGACCAGTACCGGCGACGGCTGGCGATCACCGAACAGGACACCCTCAGTCTGGTGTCGTCGCTCGGCTTCGACGCCGCGGTCCTCGACGTCTACACGGCGCTGGTCACCGGCGCGCAGCTACGGGTCCTGGCCCTGCACGACAACCCCGCGCACAGCGACCTCTGGAAGTGGGTGAGCGACCAGTCGGTCACCGTCCTGCACGCCACTCCCTCCCTGTACCGGAAGATCATGTCCACCCGCAGCGGGACGGACACCGGAGCCCTGCGCGCCGTGGTCCTGGGCGGGGAGCCCGTCCTGCCCGGCGACGCGGTCCGGCACTTCGAGCAGCTCCCCGGCATCGGCCTCCACAACCTCTACGGCCAGGCCGAGAGCACCGTCAACGCGTTGCGCCGGATCGAGCCCGAGCACGCCGCACGCGTGATGACGCTGGGCCCGCCCTGCGACGGCACGACGCTGAACCTGCTCGTCGCGCACGGGGGCGGCCCGGAGGTGTACGAGGTCGGTGAGATCGTGGCAGGGTCCCCGTATGCCGCGAGGGGCTACCTCGGCCTGCCGGACCTCAGCGCGCGGAAGTTCCTGGAGACCGGCTACCGCACGGGCGACCTGGGCCGGTTCCTGCCCAGCGGGGAGATCGAACTGGTCGGCCGCGCCGACCGGCAGTTCAAGGTGAACGGCAACCGGGTGGAGCCGGCCGAGATCGAGACCGTCCTGACGCTCCACCCCGCGGTCACCCGGGCCAGGGTCCTCAAGCACCGGGACGGTGACCGGGGAGAGTCCCTGACGGCCTACGCCGAGGTCCCCGACGCGAGCCTGCGTGCCGCTCTCGGCCGTGCCGACCTGCGCGACCTGCTGGTCCGGAATCTGCCCGCCTACATGGTCCCGGCCACGGTCCGTGTGCTGGATGCGTTCCCGCTCACCCCCAACAACAAAATCGACACGGTCAGGCTGAGCGCGGTCGCCGAGCCCGCCGCGCGCGCCACCGGGCCCGCACGGCCGCTGAACGACCGGGAACGGGCCGTCGCCGAATGCGTGGAAGGCGTCCTGGGCGTCGTCCCAGCGGGCCCCGAGGCGTCCTTCTTCGAGCTGGGCGGCAACTCGATCAGCGTCATCGACCTGCTGCACCGGCTGGAGAGGACCACCGGCCTCACCCTCTCCTTCAAGGACGTCTTCGAGGCACCGACCATCGCCGGCATCGGCGCACGACTGGTCTCGGCCTCCGCTTCGCCCTGGCCGTCGCTGTCCCGGGGCCCGGCGCGCGCCGCATACCCCGCGACCTCCAACCAGACCCGGATCTGGGTACAGGACCAGCGCACGTCGTACAACGTGCTCGCGTCGATCCACGTCGGGGGTGACCTGGACCCCCGCAGGCTCGAACGGGCCATCGGCGCGGTGGTCGCCCGGCACGAGATCCTGCGCACCCGCTTCGCTCCGCACGACGACGGTCCGGTGCAGCACGTCGAGAGTGCCCCCGCTGCCGTCGAGATCCTGGTCGAACACCTGGACCCGGACGCCGACCAGGAAACGGCGCTCGCCGGGCTCGAACAGCGGGAACTGCACCGCCGCTTCGACCTGGCCGAGGGCCCGCTGTTCCAGGTGACCTACGTGACCGGCGCCCACCCGCACGGCGTGCTGATGCTCTCCATGCACCACATCATCTGCGACGCGATCTCCGTCGGCCTGTTCACCGACGAGGTGCTGAAAGCCTACGCGCTACGGCGGGGCTCCCTCCCCGAACCGGCGATCCAGCACGGCGATTACGCCCTCTGGCTCCAGGAACTCGGCGACCGCGGCCTGCTGGACCCCAGCCGCGCCTACTGGGAGGAGAAGTTCAAGGACGGTGCGCCTGCCCTCCGGCTCAGGACGGACCGCCCGCGCGGGCCCGCGAAGTCGTTCGGCGGAGCGGTGTTCCACGGTGTCGTCGACGAAGCACTGGCCGCCCGCGCGCGGGACCTGTGCCGGACCGAGGGCGTCACCCTGTTCACCCTCCTCCACTCCGTCATGGCGCTGACCCTGCACAACCGCACCGGTCAGACGGACCTCTGCCTCGGCACCCTGTCGACCGGCCGCGAGTTCTCCCGGCATCTGAACGCGCAGATCGGCTTCCTGGCCAACACCCTTGCCCTGCGCACCACTTTCACGGCCGACACCACCTTTCACGAACTGCTGGCGACCGCCCGGACCGAGTTCCTGGAGTCCCAGACGCACCAGCTCTACCCACTGGAGCGACTGGCCGGCGAGATCCCGCGCCCCGAGCCGGGGCACGGCTTCCTCTTCGACATCCTGCTGGTGCTCCAGGACTGGGGAGACCTGGAGGAACGGGTCCGCCGCACGACCGGCCTGGAGATCGCGCTCCGCGAACGGCGCGCCTGCGTAGCCAAGTTCGACATGACCTTCAACTTCGTCTCGCGCGGCCGACGTGTCGAGGCGATGGTCGAGTTCGATCCCGCACTGTACGACGAGGGGTCGGTCGCCCTGCTCTGGCGGCGGTTCACGGCACTGCTCGCGGAGGTGGCGGACGCGCCCGGCCGCCCGCTCTCCGCGTACGGCGGAGAGGTCGAGGAAGAGCGGGCTGCCGTTGCTCGCCATGAGATCGACTTCGACTTCGACTTCTAG